A region of Cucumis melo cultivar AY chromosome 2, USDA_Cmelo_AY_1.0, whole genome shotgun sequence DNA encodes the following proteins:
- the LOC103502361 gene encoding probable galactinol--sucrose galactosyltransferase 2 isoform X1, with protein MYKAFTSKNFPIQFLGSTDFFRFHYPFHQNLNFQLHLLPFTFPQFVSRRKFGGKFRGFSSFSSKMTITTLPSIKDDRLIVGDKVVLTAVPANVGVSPVTHRSAFIGATSSTSSSRHLFSVGVLERHEFLCLYRFKMWWMIPRLGKSGSEVPVETQMLLLKVAEESALTDESSTDSENERSLYVLILPVLDGVFRATLQGTSENELQLCVESGDANVKTSEAMEAVFINSGDNPFEVITDSMKVLEKVKGTFSRIDNKKTPSHLDLFGWCTWDAFYTDVNPQGIKEGLQSFSAGGVSPKFLIIDDGWQETINEYRKEGEPDIEGIQFATRLADIKENKKFRGSGSDDSLQELVHSIKERYGLKYVYVWHALAGYWGGVLPSSESMKKYNPKIEYPIQSPGNVSNLRDIVVDVLEKYGLGVIHPEKIYEFYNDLHGYLASIGVDGVKVDVQNIMETLGTGYGGRVTITRQYEEALEQSVVRNFKETNLICCMSHNTDSIYSSKKSAVARVSEDFMPREPTFQTLHVAAVSFNSLLLGEIVVPDWDMFQSKHETAEFHGAARALGGCAVYVSDKPGNHDFKILRKLVLPDGSVLRARHAGRPTRDCLFRDTVMDGKSVLKIWNLNKLTGVIGVFNCQGAGHWPLMEVAKNEETSTCTKLTLTGSFCPNDVEFLEDVAGENWDGDCAVYAFNSGSLCKLKRKESLQVGLRTLECEIYTISPIRVFSNDVHFTPIGSLDMYNSGGAIETLSHSMEDLSQCTIKMTGRFCGRFGAYSSTKPRRCVVDMKEVEFTYESGSGLLTVKLEDGSISREIDLVYRYERR; from the exons ATGTACAAAGCCTTCACGTCAAAAAATTTCCCTATTCAATTTCTGGGTTCAACCGATTTCTTCAGATTTCATTACCCATTTCATCAAAATCTTAACTTTCAACTTCATCTTCTTCCATTTACCTTTCCTCAGTTTGTTTCCAGGCGAAAATTTGGGGGTAAGTTTAGAGGGTTTTCGAGTTTTAGTTCCAAGATGACGATCACGACCTTGCCAAGTATCAAAGACGACCGTCTTATCGTTGGCGATAAGGTGGTTCTTACAGCCGTACCGGCTAATGTTGGTGTCTCTCCGGTCACCCACCGGTCTGCTTTCATCGGCGCCACCTCTTCTACTTCAAGCTCTCGTCATCTGTTTTCCGTCGGAGTTCTTGA AAGGCACGAGTTCTTATGTCTATACAGATTCAAAATGTGGTGGATGATACCAAGACTTGGGAAATCAGGCAGTGAAGTTCCCGTGGAAACCCAAATGCTTCTTTTAAAAGTGGCAGAAGAATCTGCTCTGACTGATGAAAGTTCAACTGATTCAGAAAATGAGAGATCTCTTTACGTCCTTATTTTGCCAGTCTTGGATGGAGTATTTCGTGCAACTTTGCAAGGGACCTCAGAAAATGAGCTTCAATTATGTGTCGAGAGTG GGGATGCTAATGTGAAGACTTCAGAAGCCATGGAGGCTGTATTTATAAACTCAGGAGATAATCCTTTTGAGGTTATAACAGATTCTATGAA GGTACTGGAAAAGGTTAAGGGAACTTTTAGTCGTATCGACAACAAGAAG actCCTTCACATCTTGACTTGTTTGGTTGGTGCACTTGGGATGCATTTTACACTGATGTAAATCCACAGGGAATCAAGGAAGGTCTCCAGAG TTTTTCGGCTGGAGGTGTTTCCCCAAAATTTCTGATTATTGACGATGGATGGCAAGAGACTATAAATGAATACCGCAAAGAAGGTGAACCGGATATTGAAGGGATACA GTTTGCCACAAGACTGGCTGACATCAAAGAGAACAAGAAATTCAGGGGTTCTGGTTCAGATGATTCGCTACAGGAGCTTGTTCATAGCATCAAAGAACGATATGGGCTTAA ATATGTCTACGTATGGCATGCTTTAGCTGGTTACTGGGGAGGAGTTCTCCCATCTTCTGAATCAATGAAGAAATACAACCCTAAGATTGAATATCCCATCCAATCACCAGGCAACGTTAGCAATCTTAGAGATATTGTTGTGGACGTCTTGGAGAAATATGGGCTTGGAGTCATCCACCCTGAGAAGATTTATGAGTTCTACAATGATCTCCATGGTTATCTTGCGAGCATTGGTGTTGATGGTGTCAAAGTGGATGTCCAAAACATAATGGAGACCTTAGGTACAGGATATGGTGGACGTGTGACGATCACTAGACAGTATGAAGAAGCTTTAGAACAATCAGTTGTAAGAAACTTCAAAGAAACTAATCTGATTTGTTGTATGAGTCACAACACAGATTCAATATACAG TTCAAAGAAGAGTGCAGTTGCTAGAGTGTCAGAGGACTTCATGCCCAGAGAGCCAACATTTCAGACTTTACATGTTGCTGCTGTGTCTTTTAATAGTCTTCTATTGGGGGAGATTGTTGTGCCAGATTGGGACATGTTTCAA AGCAAACATGAAACAGCTGAGTTCCATGGTGCAGCAAGAGCGTTGGGTGGTTGTGCTGTGTATGTGAG CGACAAGCCTGGGAATCATGATTTCAAAATACTAAGAAAGCTAGTATTGCCTGATGGATCAGTTCTAAGGGCAAGACATGCAGGCCGGCCTACTCGTGACTGCTTATTTCGGGACACTGTGATGGATGGGAAAAG TGTGCTGAAGATATGGAACTTGAATAAGTTAACCGGGGTCATCGGTGTTTTTAATTGCCAAGGAGCAGGGCATTGGCCATTGATGGAAGTAGCAAAGAATGAAGAGACCTCGACTTGTACAAAATTAACTCTAACAGGTAGTTTCTGTCCAAATGATGTAGAATTTCTTGAAGATGTTGCAGGTGAAAACTGGGATGGAGATTGTGCAGTTTATGCCTTCAACTCAG GATCTCTTTGTAAATTGAAACGCAAAGAAAGTCTTCAAGTTGGATTGAGAACTTTAGAGTGTGAGATTTACACCATTTCACCAATCAGG GTTTTCAGCAACGACGTTCACTTCACACCGATAGGATCACTCGACATGTATAATTCAGGAGGAGCTATTGAAACTCTAAGTCATAGTATGGAGGATCTCTCACAATGTACCATCAAAATGACAGGACGATTCTGTGGTAGATTTGGAGCCTACTCGAGCACAAAACCAAGGCGGTGTGTAGTTGACATGAAAGAAGTAGAGTTCACCTATGAATCTGGAAGTGGACTATTAACAGTCAAACTTGAAGATGGTTCCATTTCAAGAGAGATAGACTTGGTATATCGATACGAGAGACGATGA
- the LOC103502361 gene encoding probable galactinol--sucrose galactosyltransferase 2 isoform X2 — MYKAFTSKNFPIQFLGSTDFFRFHYPFHQNLNFQLHLLPFTFPQFVSRRKFGGKFRGFSSFSSKMTITTLPSIKDDRLIVGDKVVLTAVPANVGVSPVTHRSAFIGATSSTSSSRHLFSVGVLEHEFLCLYRFKMWWMIPRLGKSGSEVPVETQMLLLKVAEESALTDESSTDSENERSLYVLILPVLDGVFRATLQGTSENELQLCVESGDANVKTSEAMEAVFINSGDNPFEVITDSMKVLEKVKGTFSRIDNKKTPSHLDLFGWCTWDAFYTDVNPQGIKEGLQSFSAGGVSPKFLIIDDGWQETINEYRKEGEPDIEGIQFATRLADIKENKKFRGSGSDDSLQELVHSIKERYGLKYVYVWHALAGYWGGVLPSSESMKKYNPKIEYPIQSPGNVSNLRDIVVDVLEKYGLGVIHPEKIYEFYNDLHGYLASIGVDGVKVDVQNIMETLGTGYGGRVTITRQYEEALEQSVVRNFKETNLICCMSHNTDSIYSSKKSAVARVSEDFMPREPTFQTLHVAAVSFNSLLLGEIVVPDWDMFQSKHETAEFHGAARALGGCAVYVSDKPGNHDFKILRKLVLPDGSVLRARHAGRPTRDCLFRDTVMDGKSVLKIWNLNKLTGVIGVFNCQGAGHWPLMEVAKNEETSTCTKLTLTGSFCPNDVEFLEDVAGENWDGDCAVYAFNSGSLCKLKRKESLQVGLRTLECEIYTISPIRVFSNDVHFTPIGSLDMYNSGGAIETLSHSMEDLSQCTIKMTGRFCGRFGAYSSTKPRRCVVDMKEVEFTYESGSGLLTVKLEDGSISREIDLVYRYERR; from the exons ATGTACAAAGCCTTCACGTCAAAAAATTTCCCTATTCAATTTCTGGGTTCAACCGATTTCTTCAGATTTCATTACCCATTTCATCAAAATCTTAACTTTCAACTTCATCTTCTTCCATTTACCTTTCCTCAGTTTGTTTCCAGGCGAAAATTTGGGGGTAAGTTTAGAGGGTTTTCGAGTTTTAGTTCCAAGATGACGATCACGACCTTGCCAAGTATCAAAGACGACCGTCTTATCGTTGGCGATAAGGTGGTTCTTACAGCCGTACCGGCTAATGTTGGTGTCTCTCCGGTCACCCACCGGTCTGCTTTCATCGGCGCCACCTCTTCTACTTCAAGCTCTCGTCATCTGTTTTCCGTCGGAGTTCTTGA GCACGAGTTCTTATGTCTATACAGATTCAAAATGTGGTGGATGATACCAAGACTTGGGAAATCAGGCAGTGAAGTTCCCGTGGAAACCCAAATGCTTCTTTTAAAAGTGGCAGAAGAATCTGCTCTGACTGATGAAAGTTCAACTGATTCAGAAAATGAGAGATCTCTTTACGTCCTTATTTTGCCAGTCTTGGATGGAGTATTTCGTGCAACTTTGCAAGGGACCTCAGAAAATGAGCTTCAATTATGTGTCGAGAGTG GGGATGCTAATGTGAAGACTTCAGAAGCCATGGAGGCTGTATTTATAAACTCAGGAGATAATCCTTTTGAGGTTATAACAGATTCTATGAA GGTACTGGAAAAGGTTAAGGGAACTTTTAGTCGTATCGACAACAAGAAG actCCTTCACATCTTGACTTGTTTGGTTGGTGCACTTGGGATGCATTTTACACTGATGTAAATCCACAGGGAATCAAGGAAGGTCTCCAGAG TTTTTCGGCTGGAGGTGTTTCCCCAAAATTTCTGATTATTGACGATGGATGGCAAGAGACTATAAATGAATACCGCAAAGAAGGTGAACCGGATATTGAAGGGATACA GTTTGCCACAAGACTGGCTGACATCAAAGAGAACAAGAAATTCAGGGGTTCTGGTTCAGATGATTCGCTACAGGAGCTTGTTCATAGCATCAAAGAACGATATGGGCTTAA ATATGTCTACGTATGGCATGCTTTAGCTGGTTACTGGGGAGGAGTTCTCCCATCTTCTGAATCAATGAAGAAATACAACCCTAAGATTGAATATCCCATCCAATCACCAGGCAACGTTAGCAATCTTAGAGATATTGTTGTGGACGTCTTGGAGAAATATGGGCTTGGAGTCATCCACCCTGAGAAGATTTATGAGTTCTACAATGATCTCCATGGTTATCTTGCGAGCATTGGTGTTGATGGTGTCAAAGTGGATGTCCAAAACATAATGGAGACCTTAGGTACAGGATATGGTGGACGTGTGACGATCACTAGACAGTATGAAGAAGCTTTAGAACAATCAGTTGTAAGAAACTTCAAAGAAACTAATCTGATTTGTTGTATGAGTCACAACACAGATTCAATATACAG TTCAAAGAAGAGTGCAGTTGCTAGAGTGTCAGAGGACTTCATGCCCAGAGAGCCAACATTTCAGACTTTACATGTTGCTGCTGTGTCTTTTAATAGTCTTCTATTGGGGGAGATTGTTGTGCCAGATTGGGACATGTTTCAA AGCAAACATGAAACAGCTGAGTTCCATGGTGCAGCAAGAGCGTTGGGTGGTTGTGCTGTGTATGTGAG CGACAAGCCTGGGAATCATGATTTCAAAATACTAAGAAAGCTAGTATTGCCTGATGGATCAGTTCTAAGGGCAAGACATGCAGGCCGGCCTACTCGTGACTGCTTATTTCGGGACACTGTGATGGATGGGAAAAG TGTGCTGAAGATATGGAACTTGAATAAGTTAACCGGGGTCATCGGTGTTTTTAATTGCCAAGGAGCAGGGCATTGGCCATTGATGGAAGTAGCAAAGAATGAAGAGACCTCGACTTGTACAAAATTAACTCTAACAGGTAGTTTCTGTCCAAATGATGTAGAATTTCTTGAAGATGTTGCAGGTGAAAACTGGGATGGAGATTGTGCAGTTTATGCCTTCAACTCAG GATCTCTTTGTAAATTGAAACGCAAAGAAAGTCTTCAAGTTGGATTGAGAACTTTAGAGTGTGAGATTTACACCATTTCACCAATCAGG GTTTTCAGCAACGACGTTCACTTCACACCGATAGGATCACTCGACATGTATAATTCAGGAGGAGCTATTGAAACTCTAAGTCATAGTATGGAGGATCTCTCACAATGTACCATCAAAATGACAGGACGATTCTGTGGTAGATTTGGAGCCTACTCGAGCACAAAACCAAGGCGGTGTGTAGTTGACATGAAAGAAGTAGAGTTCACCTATGAATCTGGAAGTGGACTATTAACAGTCAAACTTGAAGATGGTTCCATTTCAAGAGAGATAGACTTGGTATATCGATACGAGAGACGATGA
- the LOC103502359 gene encoding 28 kDa ribonucleoprotein, chloroplastic, with product MASTSATSLFKTLSKPDSCFLSLPSLFTGRPPHTFLSFPSKFIPFHLSSSSSHSSCFYPSKKKPHLPSVAQTSDWAQEDDTMTIDPKLDNDEDAEEEGGPHWENEELSETESRISDWEGEGEGEDGGSEAEVGGDEEEEEGEQGPYEEPNEDAKLFVGNLPYDIDSEKLAMLFEKAGTVEIAEVIYNRETDRSRGFGFVTMSTVEEAEKAVDTFNRYELSGRLLTVNKAAPRGTRQERQPRPFQPAFRIYVGNLPWDVDNARLEQVFSEHGKVVDARVLYDRDSGRSRGFGFVTMADETGMNDAIAALDGQSLEGRAIRVNVAEERPRRNF from the exons ATGGCTTCTACTTCAGCCACTTCCCTTTTCAAGACTTTATCCAAGCCGGATTCTTGCTTTCTCTctttaccttctctattcaCTGGCAGACCCCCACATACtttcctctctttcccttcAAAATTCATCCCCTTCCATCTTTCCTCGTCGTCTTCCCATTCTTCATGCTTTTACCCTTCAAAGAAGAAACCCCATCTTCCCTCTGTGGCTCAAACTTCCGACTGGGCTCAAGAAGATGACACTATGACCATTGACCCAAAACTCGACAACGACGAAGATGCGGAAGAAGAAGGCGGCCCCCATTGGGAAAATGAAGAGCTCAGTGAAACTGAGTCTCGTATTTCTGATTGGGAAGGTGAAGGCGAAGGCGAAGATGGAGGAAGTGAGGCTGAAGTAGgaggagatgaagaagaagaagaaggggaacAAGGGCCTTATGAAGAGCCAAACGAAGATGCTAAACTGTTTGTTGGGAATTTGCCTTATGATATTGACAGTGAAAAGTTAGCAATGCTCTTTGAGAAGGCTGGAACTGTGGAGATTGCTGAG GTTATTTACAACAGAGAAACAGATCGGAGTCGCGGTTTTGGGTTTGTGACAATGAGTACAGTTGAAGAAGCTGAGAAAGCTGTGGATACCTTCAACCGTTAT GAGTTATCAGGGAGGCTATTGACTGTTAATAAGGCTGCTCCAAGAGGTACAAGGCAAGAACGCCAACCTCGACCATTCCAACCTGCTTTCAGAATCTATGTGGGCAATCTTCCATGGGATGTAGACAATGCACGCTTGGAGCAGGTCTTTAGTGAACATGGTAAAGTAGTAGATGCTCGGGTTCTTTACGACCGGGACAGTGGCCGTTCTCGTGGCTTTGGCTTTGTGACCATGGCTGATGAAACTGGAATGAATGATGCCATTGCTGCTCTGGATGGACAG AGTCTAGAAGGAAGGGCAATCAGAGTAAATGTTGCTGAGGAAAGACCAAGGCGCAACTTCTGA
- the LOC103502358 gene encoding protein-L-isoaspartate O-methyltransferase 1 isoform X2, translated as MHSFDYDIRWHTCPSELDGRGQLSSLNGPASEAVELDKRFWTGSGIGTNKDMVEKLQTYGVVRSKKVSEVMENIDRAFFVPDDVPPYVDTPVPIGYNATISAPHMHATCLQLLEKHLQPGMRALDVGSGTGYLTACFALMVGPEGRVVGVEHIPELVASSMENIKKSAAAPLLKEGSLSLHVGDGRQGWAECAPYDAIHVGAAATEIPPALIDQLKPGGRMVIPVGNIFQDLKVVDKDSDGSVSIHDETSVRYVPLTSREAQLRDN; from the exons ATGCATTCTTTTGATTATGATATTCGATGGCATACATGTCCGAGTGAATTGGACGGACGGGGACAGCTTTCGTCCCTAAACGGCCCTGCTTCTGAGGCTGTGGAGCTTGATAAG AGGTTTTGGACTGGAAGTGGGATTGGTACGAACAAAGATATGGTGGAGAAGCTCCAGACCTATGGAGTGGTGAGGTCAAAGAAGGTTTCTGAAGTAATGGAGAACATAGATAGGGCCTTCTTTGTGCCGGATGATGTTCCACCTTATGTTGATACTCCTGTGCCGATTGGATATAATGCCACAATATCTGCACCTCACATGCATGCTACTTGCCTTCAGTTATTGGAGAAACACTTGCAACCAGGAATGCGGGCTTTGGACGTTGGCTCAG GAACGGGATATTTGACTGCATGCTTTGCGTTAATGGTTGGACCTGAAGGCCGTGTTGTTGGTGTTGAACATATTCCCGAGCTGGTTGCTTCCTCAATggagaatattaaaaaaagtgcTGCTGCTCCTTTACTGAAAGAAGGTTCCCTCTCTCTGCATGTTGGTG ATGGCAGGCAGGGTTGGGCCGAGTGTGCACCATACGACGCTATCCATGTTGGAGCAGCAGCTACTGAAATTCCGCCAGCTCTCATTGATCAGTTGAAGCCTGGCGGGAGAATGGTGATTCCTGTTGGGAACATATTCCAGGATTTGAAGGTTGTAGACAAAGATAGTGATGGCTCTGTTAGCATCCACGACGAGACTTCCGTTCGTTACGTGCCTCTTACAAGTCGAGAAGCTCAGTTACGTGACAATTGA
- the LOC103502358 gene encoding protein-L-isoaspartate O-methyltransferase 1 isoform X3 — MSITQISLSLSFPLAYASCYCAPSLGLFFNLSCHHHRRRRRRRLPTALPPTTSSVPKTTVTTIISFLPRFLDPHFLTGNCLLSRMERFWTGSGIGTNKDMVEKLQTYGVVRSKKVSEVMENIDRAFFVPDDVPPYVDTPVPIGYNATISAPHMHATCLQLLEKHLQPGMRALDVGSGTGYLTACFALMVGPEGRVVGVEHIPELVASSMENIKKSAAAPLLKEGSLSLHVGDGRQGWAECAPYDAIHVGAAATEIPPALIDQLKPGGRMVIPVGNIFQDLKVVDKDSDGSVSIHDETSVRYVPLTSREAQLRDN; from the exons ATGAGCATAACTCaaatatcattatcattatcattcCCATTAGCTTATGCTTCTTGCTATTGTGCGCCTTCTCTTGgactcttcttcaacctttccTGCCACcaccaccgccgccgccgccgccgccgtcttCCTACTGCCCTACCTCCAACAACTTCTTCTGTCCCTAAAACTACCGTCACCACTATCATCTCCTTCTTACCTCGATTTCTAGACCCTCATTTCCTCACGGGTAATTGTCTTCTTTCCAGAATGGAG AGGTTTTGGACTGGAAGTGGGATTGGTACGAACAAAGATATGGTGGAGAAGCTCCAGACCTATGGAGTGGTGAGGTCAAAGAAGGTTTCTGAAGTAATGGAGAACATAGATAGGGCCTTCTTTGTGCCGGATGATGTTCCACCTTATGTTGATACTCCTGTGCCGATTGGATATAATGCCACAATATCTGCACCTCACATGCATGCTACTTGCCTTCAGTTATTGGAGAAACACTTGCAACCAGGAATGCGGGCTTTGGACGTTGGCTCAG GAACGGGATATTTGACTGCATGCTTTGCGTTAATGGTTGGACCTGAAGGCCGTGTTGTTGGTGTTGAACATATTCCCGAGCTGGTTGCTTCCTCAATggagaatattaaaaaaagtgcTGCTGCTCCTTTACTGAAAGAAGGTTCCCTCTCTCTGCATGTTGGTG ATGGCAGGCAGGGTTGGGCCGAGTGTGCACCATACGACGCTATCCATGTTGGAGCAGCAGCTACTGAAATTCCGCCAGCTCTCATTGATCAGTTGAAGCCTGGCGGGAGAATGGTGATTCCTGTTGGGAACATATTCCAGGATTTGAAGGTTGTAGACAAAGATAGTGATGGCTCTGTTAGCATCCACGACGAGACTTCCGTTCGTTACGTGCCTCTTACAAGTCGAGAAGCTCAGTTACGTGACAATTGA
- the LOC103502358 gene encoding protein-L-isoaspartate O-methyltransferase 1 isoform X1 — protein sequence MSITQISLSLSFPLAYASCYCAPSLGLFFNLSCHHHRRRRRRRLPTALPPTTSSVPKTTVTTIISFLPRFLDPHFLTGNCLLSRMEILGFLKMDKLPPRSFTTLKRFWTGSGIGTNKDMVEKLQTYGVVRSKKVSEVMENIDRAFFVPDDVPPYVDTPVPIGYNATISAPHMHATCLQLLEKHLQPGMRALDVGSGTGYLTACFALMVGPEGRVVGVEHIPELVASSMENIKKSAAAPLLKEGSLSLHVGDGRQGWAECAPYDAIHVGAAATEIPPALIDQLKPGGRMVIPVGNIFQDLKVVDKDSDGSVSIHDETSVRYVPLTSREAQLRDN from the exons ATGAGCATAACTCaaatatcattatcattatcattcCCATTAGCTTATGCTTCTTGCTATTGTGCGCCTTCTCTTGgactcttcttcaacctttccTGCCACcaccaccgccgccgccgccgccgccgtcttCCTACTGCCCTACCTCCAACAACTTCTTCTGTCCCTAAAACTACCGTCACCACTATCATCTCCTTCTTACCTCGATTTCTAGACCCTCATTTCCTCACGGGTAATTGTCTTCTTTCCAGAATGGAG ATACTCGGATTTCTGAAAATGGATAAATTGCCCCCCCGTTCCTTTACGACGCTGAAG AGGTTTTGGACTGGAAGTGGGATTGGTACGAACAAAGATATGGTGGAGAAGCTCCAGACCTATGGAGTGGTGAGGTCAAAGAAGGTTTCTGAAGTAATGGAGAACATAGATAGGGCCTTCTTTGTGCCGGATGATGTTCCACCTTATGTTGATACTCCTGTGCCGATTGGATATAATGCCACAATATCTGCACCTCACATGCATGCTACTTGCCTTCAGTTATTGGAGAAACACTTGCAACCAGGAATGCGGGCTTTGGACGTTGGCTCAG GAACGGGATATTTGACTGCATGCTTTGCGTTAATGGTTGGACCTGAAGGCCGTGTTGTTGGTGTTGAACATATTCCCGAGCTGGTTGCTTCCTCAATggagaatattaaaaaaagtgcTGCTGCTCCTTTACTGAAAGAAGGTTCCCTCTCTCTGCATGTTGGTG ATGGCAGGCAGGGTTGGGCCGAGTGTGCACCATACGACGCTATCCATGTTGGAGCAGCAGCTACTGAAATTCCGCCAGCTCTCATTGATCAGTTGAAGCCTGGCGGGAGAATGGTGATTCCTGTTGGGAACATATTCCAGGATTTGAAGGTTGTAGACAAAGATAGTGATGGCTCTGTTAGCATCCACGACGAGACTTCCGTTCGTTACGTGCCTCTTACAAGTCGAGAAGCTCAGTTACGTGACAATTGA